In Gadus morhua chromosome 5, gadMor3.0, whole genome shotgun sequence, the genomic stretch GTGTTTAACTTCAATTGTTATGTGTGTcatcactttttattttatattcaaaattaaatgGATGAAAATCCTATTCTTTCCAAGTCCTGGCATAATTTCACACacctaacattttattttgtattgacaGTTGATTAGCAACACAAATTGGTAATAAGAGAAATCCTTGCTGTTACTTGTAGCTTGTAGTGAGATAAACATCTTGTGGCCTTTTTGTGTATTGCAATTTTAGGTCAGCCTTTGCATCCAGTCATTGGTACAGTCATCCAGTCATTTCTTGCTTTAATAATGCATTGTATCACACAAGTAATGATATATTATTCATAGTTTAGCCTACAgtattacatttattataattatattaactaaaatgaattaattaatattttttaatataattccTTTACTTAAATTTAAGTAACAAGGTTGAAAGAAATGACATGTCTAAAAAGTAATGTGACCTACGGTCAATAGATCATACTTTTGATAAGCCTAACAGTATTTTGGGAGAACTTTTCATAATGCTTCTCATAGTGTTAAAATGTTTGCGTCTCCTAGTGCACATTGATCGTTTAAGGCAGTGATTCCCAACAAGGGGTATATGGTACATATACCACCTGAGGTGCGCaagcaaactgcagggggtaTGTGGATAAATTAACGAATGTGTGCAGCATAGTCATTGCATGAGTGAAGGGGTACTCATGGTGTGACAAAAAGGCTTAAGGGGTACGCATGTCAAAAGCAGTTGGGGAAAAAACCCACGCTGTCACACAGCGCGCTTACATTTTTCCCCGTCAATACCTGGTGGTGGCCTGCTCTTGGTTAAAAATGCCCGGCCTGAAAAATTTCCCCAGTCCAGCTCTGGTGGTGGGGAAAATCAACTGCGATACCGGCGCTCCTGTGTGGGACAGCAAAGACTTGGATATGGGCCGCTTGGAGGTGCAGCTGGATATGTTTGGCGATGTGTGCAGAGCGCGCAGTGCAAATATACGCTCAATGCACGACATCAGGGCATTTTTCAAAGGTGAAGTTGGGTTGATGGAACTGTTCAGCGAGCTTGTGAAGACCGTCAAGCTTTTTTACACCCTTCCAGTCACAACGTGCACAGCGAAGAGGTCATTCAGTGGATGACGCAGACTGAGGACCTATCTGCGGAGCACCATGACAGCTCGTATATGCTTGACAATAATCATAATTTGCCATAAAATATAGGGTTAATTTCTTCCATAATACACAACCACTTGGCCCTACTTCACACACATAAGCGACGCACAGATCtgattgatttaaaaaaagttaCAAAGGAGTTCATTGATGCGGGTGACCAGAGGAGAAACACATTCTCAAAGTTTTAGGGGAAACATTTCCATCACACTTATggataatgtggcctaattgcACTTGTTGAGATTTGAGTTAGTTGAGTTTTGAGTTTTAATAAGTAAGGAATTTGATAGGCCTGTATTTCTGATTGTATCAATTGCCTATTCGTTTAATATGTAGCCTACTCTATTGAAGTTTAGGCTACTTCTCTTGCCTGTGAATGTTCGTTTGCACACATTTAATTCGTTTTCATGTTAACATTTGTTATTGCTACTGCTAAAAATATTGACCACTTGTCCTCTATTAATGCACTTGATATTTTAATGTTAGGCTACAAAATGTGAGTTTGCAATCGTTACCGGCCGCTATTGCTGGTCAATGTTGTGCCGCCCCACAACAGTTTTATGGGCTTTAACCTACGATGAAGAATGGTAAATTAAATATAGGCTAATATTAAAATGGTTATTCAGGCAAAGGCCTGTAACTTTTATGACCgtctatgtgtgtttctcttttgaTTGTCAAAACACTGCTGATTATATGTTGCCTCTTCAGTGGTTCTTATTCTCAAGATAATATAGCCTAGACTGTTGCTGTTTTGCGAGACTTGGGTGAGGTGATGTGAGTTTATCAGCGCAACACAATAGAATGGAACAATTGTAATAAACAACGTTCATTCAATGTTTAATCTAATTGCTCGACAATGTTTAGATCTACAATGAATTAAGACTAGCCTACGGGTGtctgcagtggtgtagtctattttattgtagtgggtatactgtgatgattcccttccagcctcgtacaaacccgtccgaccggtacgtgtacgtgtgtggcgcttatggggtgtcgcaccacactcaccaacgcaggggtctacaacccgctgatttaagagtataacgattatcaacaatcatggaaagctgagtaggtttatcagttttaataacagtatgaacaaatagaacacaaaaatgacaagttgtcctttgtatatctatagcagcaatagcacatgctaaacaaggacaaaatctactcaaaataatttaatgaactgtttacatccatggctaaccagtgcatgagaaggagatgacaggagactaatgtttcactctttcaattgctctaatttgagctcttactgttgttatctaacataccatacagtaattgaattgtgtaaaagtgtgaaattactgcaccttaaaaatgaccatgaattagctatactctcatttgcatagtgattaacattatgaatttcaatagtgtataccaactgtatgttggctgacatttacctataactttttttccctccactctaaccaaggatgcctgtttttaaattccctagcctgacacccagtctgaaaggctggccaggggttctcatctgaaagtaacaaggagatataaagtgggattaaaacattgtcttctgttgactacttattatgtggtttacacattaatatgagaggactggacacacacgcacacgcacacgcacgcacgcacacacacgcacacacacgcgagaaggaggggctcggcccgccaactaacgtgcagagatgcaggggcagcttcgcgcgagacagggcagagcgcgagcgcacagcgggaattttatgaatggtgaatgtaggagataacttcccctgcttaaagtattttattgcagttatacccaaccgatatttccgaaaaataaacacagaagtgaaagatctgtcacaagacgattgatacgtatccgtgcacatttttaagtgggactagtgggtatacggcgtatacctgcgtatcacgtagactacaccactgggtgTCTGGCGTTATCTTTGGTTCCCAAAAGAATGGCCTTGCAATTTAGGCCTTGTTAAATAAGCTAATGTTTAAGGCCAATATGCGTTTTCAATTTCTAAATTATGACTGAAATGTAATTAAGCTAGCCTAGGCCTACTCCCATTTATGCGGGCATGTTTATGGAAAATAAGTGCGAGCCCCGCCACTCGTAAAGCACTTGTGAAACGCATTCCTGAATTTATagaaaaaaatcaaatcaaatacagataaataataccTAAATAATTAATGAACTACTGTTCTGAACCTACAATTCTGAAACTAGGACTTTGGAGAAGTATTATAGCCTGTTTTTTGGTGGAACACATTTGAACGAAATATTTATGACccccccaatgttgacctgaagtTGGCGCCACTGTGACTAGCTATTTTCCACcattaatatatgtatatgcttGACAATAATCATAATTTGCCATATAATATAGGGTTAATTTCTTCCATAATACACAACAGGGATGGTCGCAGTGGAATGCTGATGGAAACCAGATAACGCTGGGCGGAGATGTTCGCGCATTTCGGAAGCAGGGAGATTCCGTACAAAAATCTAAGTCTAATTGTCAGTTTGCCGTCCGTCTGCCTGGCACAAATGCTCACGTTGAGAGTATGTTTTCCATAATGAACAATACTACTTGGACTGACGAGAGGAACCGCATGACTGTTCCCACCTTAAGGGCGTTGCTTGTTGCACGGGCCGATTTTGTGAAGTTAGCTAGCTCCTTCAAAAAGTCAGCCGCGGGAATGAGTGGTGAACCCAACTACCAGGCAGGGGTAGAATTCTTGGAAATGTACGAACATAGGGGCTAAATTTGATAAATTCATAGAAATCTGAGAACATAGGGTTATGGGAACATCGGGCCTAATTGTTTGGAGGTGCTATTGGCTGTATCCATACCTATGCACTCTTTAATCTTTACAAATCATTTTCTTTTAAGTCATACCTCAGTTTATTTATCAATTAATCATTTGTAATTATAATGTATAATCTACATTGAAAAGACAGTTAACAGCAACAAGACACATTACCCAATTTCCAATAAGTTAATGCAATGAAACCAGGTTTACTAGCGATCATCTATTTATTGTGAATAGTCATAGAAAAAAAGAATGTGATGTCCAATAAACAGGAAGTGATTTGAATATTCTACTTTACATTCAAAACAGCTGAACTCCACTTAGCCCAGCCTCCCCATCGGGACACAAACCAGCCAGGGAGACGGAGCCAGCAATCCATGCATAACAGAACTTCATAAATCTAtttattattacaaatatatatatataattgttctACTCAGTGATAACAACAGTGATAAGGTGTCAGATCTACTTCAGGTAATACTTCAACAGAGACTGACGGGGAGACACGCGCAAACATTTCAAAACTACTACTTCCCACCCAGGCTAAACGCATGTATTTCATAGAGGGGTTCGGGGCATGATACGAATGAAGGCAGTTAAGGGGAATATTGCAATATAAGACAAACCACTGCTCAGGTCAGGGCGACTGCCATAAGCAGAAACATAGGACAAATGAATCCAAGTCCTATGGTTATAAATAGATTTGCGTATCCTGGGTCCTAGACTGAGCTGTGTGTGAACAGAAGTGTGGCAGGCAGTCTGTCCAGGCCAGATGGCAGTGGTGTTTGTGAATTGAGGAAAAAAAGACTTTGTAGTGCAAGAGAATGATATCAGGCACAGATGCGTGTTCAGGCTTTATGCAAGTAGTAATGAGGGGTTTGACAAGCATGCCAGCAACATGCCGGCAAACACTTGTGTATTCACAGATTAAGCAGCATCTGCTTTCATTCCacaaaacagacaaaaacaaaaacaaaaaagtggtGGGTTAAGAGTTTCACATTTCCTGTGCACTAAGGCCTCTTTATGGACAAGACTAACCCAACAATGTGGAATAAATCCAGGTTGCCGTTGTAATTgctaaaattgttttaaaagcCATTGGATTTTACAAAGATTACTTGCGACTTAAGAAGATGTCTGTGAATCTAAAATAGAAAGGTGAAGTGAAGTAACACTAAAGGCATCACATTTTTATCAAATCAATATTTGTGTGCTAACGTGAAAACAGTTATTTCAGAGACTAAGTTAAGGATAAGGCCACACCTCAGTGGAAATGAGGATCATTGAGAAAGTATTTCTAGTATGTCCTCAACTTGAAGTAAAATGCATCACGTCGTATTCCTTTCAAACGGTTGGTTAGAAACACCCTGTTCCGTTCTTCCTGGGGCAACAAGATAACTAAAGGGGCACCGTCTTCTAACATCAGAGTCTGAGGTCTGTCCTAGCACTCGTGAAGCAGCCTGCTTCAATGGCCAAGTGCATCTCCGTATAAACCAACTCAAAGAAGTGAGCGAGTCTCCTGATCTAAataggacagtgtgtgtgtattttatatatatctatatctatatctatatagatatatatatatagttggaCAGCAGGAGATCAACGGAGCCAGGAGCAGGGGACCCACTGCGGCTCTGTGTCCAGCTTGTTGATGAGGCGTAGCAGCTCGCTGTAGGCCTTCTCCTGGTCTGTGTTGACGATGACCGCGTCAAACAGGTGGCCGCAGCTCTGCTCCATCTCCCGTGCTTTCTCGATCACGATGCGCAGCTCCTCGGGCTGCCGGCCACACAACAAGGAGAACAACGTGTTAAAATGGACGTCTTACACTCACATTTAGATCTTATAATCAGGAGCCTCTTCAAGAGTGGATCAGAGTCTCCTGATACAGGAATGGCCCAACTGACGGACTGCTACCTTGGGGTTCTTGTTTTCCTTGGCCAAGAGGGCCCTCAGTCTCTCTTGTGAAGGTGGGGCGATGAAGATGATGTAGGGCTTCAGGTCTGAACTCCTCAATATCTTCAGAGACTGAGAAAGTAAGAGCAAAAACAATATGAACACCAAGTAGTCATAATCAGCCAATGATCGTGATGACATGaccaaaacaatgtttttgGCATATCTACCAACCTGTGTATGCAGACAGAGAAGGCAGATCTTTCCAGTGTTGATGACTTGTCTCACAGAGTCTGAACTGGTCCCATACAAGTTCTTCTCAAACTCGCCCGATTCTATCAGTTTACCTGGAATTCAGGAGGTTATTGAAATGGTTATAAGGTATGAGCTATTTTACAAAAACATCTTCCTTCTTTTCATTCTACTCTATCTGAACACTGGGGATAGGTATGTGGTGTATGACGCTAAATGACGGCGATGGTGGAATGGCTGATCTGCCATGGGACGGATCCAGTGATTGAACTCACCCTCCTGGCGCTAGAATCAAACTCAAAGACGGtattgacagagagaggaggatgtgtTGTTGGAACGATTTCGTTTTAAACCGGTCTTTTCCTTATGGGATCTAATCGTAACGTTAGTGTGTTAAGGATCAACAGTTAACCGAAATGATTACACGTACCAAGGCAGGACTCTTGTTCACGTACACGTAGATAAACATGGCAAAATTATCACGGTACATGGTGCACCTGACTGAACGGAGGAGAAAAACCAGCTGGCCCAGGTCAACTGAGCCCCGGTGAGAGCTGGATATTGATGCAAAAACTTTATCCTCATGTTAAAGGTgacctattataccaccaggtgtgagtgtgattagtcaTAACAagacgttttgaaaatctgcctcttctgacatcacaaggtaggcgtgtccacctagatgtgcgaTGGACAGAGTGTAATTGATTGAATATTGATAGATTTAGATTTCCACATAACTCTGCCATTTTTTATGCTATCAAAAATATTGACTAAATTTAAGATCCAAGAAGTCCATAGATCATGTTTACCAATTTGTGTTAAATATTAAGCTTTGGAACTGAAGAACCTTTTTAAGATTTTTGAAAATTGTCGCTGTACAGATAAGAAAAACATTATTGGTCcaagaggggacatttttcaAAAAGTTTCATAAacgttaaaggagacatattatggtgttttcccaacaagtaaactgtgttccagaaaacatgtttttgaagctgtttgctggaaaaaaaatgtttttattgtaaaACGGGAAGCCATATGGATCCCAATGAAGGCCCAGATTAAACCGGTGACCCTCATGTCAATTGTTGTTCATGAAAGAAAACCCTTGACTTTGCAGTGTGCCCTGGTTGAGCAGGAGTAATTCCAGCGCAAGAGGGTTGTGGGACGGGAGTAGTGGAACTGAACTTGGATGGCGTGTCATTGGGAGATCATTGGTATCCTGGACAATGGCAAAAgcttagtttatttttatttgaagtCGCGCCTACCATCCTTCGCTACCCCAGCGCTCTTTATTGTCCATATCTCTGTCCTCACGTCAAACAAGACACGTATATCATGCGGGATCTTACTCTGCGGTCGAAAATAGTAGCTTGAGAATTTTGACAAAGATTACTACTATGAGTTCGACCAATCAGattaaaatacattcaaatCTGAATTGCCCTTACCGGCGGCTAATTCTGCTTCAAATGCCTGACGAGACACAAAATGGTAGTCTCGCGCACCCGACTCTCCATCGCGACGACTCCTTGTAGTGTCTGgaacatacaaaacaaaatggcaATTTATTTTGACATCGTCATTTAAAGCATGAAAATaatctgtttgtttttcttacGAGGGACAGCCCCAGCGAAGCGCTCTGGTTGGCTGTTGACCAGTCTCTGCTTAAGCTCCGCCTGGCCacagctcagtggaccaataaGTGCAATCGGCCGCTTCCTGTTGGCTGGTTGATGGTACAGGGCCATTTCCTCATAGGTGAGAATTTCTTCAATGTCATTATCTAAAATGTAACAAAAGTTGAAtttaaaaaccaaacaaaaccaaagtAAGGCACAGAAATTAAAGGAAGGAATACAAAGAAGTAGAATAAAAGCAGAGCCGTGAGAACTACCCATGTGCTGTTCCCATTCAGAACCCTCAGCAATGCCAAGTTAAGGCCAATTTCCACCAGAACTGtcataaaaacataaaacggCCCCGAAGACAATAGAAACAATTATAGTCAATGTGGGCTATTCCACTGGATACGGTAGCGGCACGGAACCGTCCCCAAACCGGCACCTTGTTTACGAAAATTGCCTCTTCTATTTTTAAAGGTTGCATAATCATTTTTACAATTCATAACTTATAATTATGCACATCTTGAGCCCTCAGCCGGAACGTGTCTGGACCGTTTCTAGTGGGGATTGCAGTACGAACACAGCtggcgtagtggattagtataaacGCCAACGACCGGGGTTAACAtctcgccggtctatcatcatgccttttacccccatatatgtggtgccagcacggccttcaAAATATGGGTtgaagttcgaaataagcacaaaaatataattcaataacctttagtgaataagtattccatatgcatgaaaATTGGGacttttaagcttcacataaatgcGCGTCACTCGGGAGTCGAAACCCCCTCGCAGAAATTCAAGATTAaaccgctacctccactctaccactctctcacagagacacaatgcgcaacagtaagcattgtctacataaggtccaacaaggacgatcaaatagcAAATACCCACTGATGagaacctgtctctctcctaaagaatattctcaggcaatgccaagggatcgtcCCGAAAGAGCCTCTGTCGGAGAGACCCCTGTACGATACGGgctccgaggtccacgggaacacccagtaatggtgacgccattgtccaaggaggggctaggaagccgACTTAGCTGAAAatctgctcccgaccaggtttggtagAGAGCATAagtaaccatggtgatacagcgacgctaaatgAGATCGAATTTCGTGtcccagctaacccaggctttgagcgcaACATACCTTGCTAACCCACTAATCGAGGTTTGTAGTACAGGCCATgccattttacatttctacaATAACTGTTTGAAGACAAAGACACGTTTGCTAATGGGAGTACGGCCCTCTTGATGGGAGTGGCTGAAGCTAATCCAAACAGATGGATAGGGGTGGCTGAAGCTAACACTATCAGATGGATAGGAGTGGCTGAAGCTAATCCAATCAGATGGATAGGAGTGGCTGAAGCTAATCCAATCAGATGGATAGGAGTGGCAGAAGCTAACACTTTCAGCTGGATAGGATGTGAGGACAGGATGTGAATTGTATTCCCATTTTCCCCTCAATCAGCATTGACTATATATATGTTTGGGTTACTTGCAGCTATGAGCTAGTTAAAATGTTGCACATGACAACTTTAAATGTTGGAACAAGAAATGCCACACAAGGAGCCAGCAGACATACCTTCGTTCTTGTGGGCATTGTAAAGCagcttctttctcttcctcttgttCTTTTTTGCACACCAGAGCTTTCCTATAGGGATCCCAAAATGGATTACTTACTTACTTCattcattatatatattattattattattatcagttGAATGGTTTGTCTTTAAAACTGACCAGACTTCTCTGGTTCTTTGTCCTCCTCAATCGTCTGCTTCATtgcctctctctgctgctgaaaACTTTTGCCTACATCAACGGAAAAGCAAAACCATACAGTCACATTGTTGTGTTGGTGAACGAGGAGGACGAAGAGACAAATGGTGCTTACAGATACAGAAACACATTTGGTACATACTCTACCACGTTTAGCAGGAAACTGTGGCCTTTTAATAAGCGCTGTAAAAGAAAGCTCAACACTATAAAGTCTAATTTTCCACGCTACTGCAgctggttgcaccagcagaacgtaaggtcccacttaggctacgttgaacgtaaatcacccaaacgttcgactttacactctactaaaataatagcagttgcaccaagcagatagtttcaacgtaacactaagttataacttatcttttacacctcccctctagctggtgtaagttccatactaacgataaagaaccgttaaaagaaaaaaacgtaaaaagatttcaacactaacgcagggtaaagatggctattcgttttgagcaatgggaagaggagtttcaatgcggtttgcgccgggaacggattgtccgcgaccgtatcgatccatttctttatgatgatgttgaattatatgcgcgatttcggttttgccgggcggaatattatatttatttatttattataaaatccgccatcaaatagcttaacctcacgcctataccgtccaagcaaattttagagaataaatgactgaaactgttttgtttgccctctcatttgggtgctaacgcgtcttcactcggataaggtggaaacttgccggtatttcctgtttacattgttagctgtcaatgattggcttgaaattatCTGAACGTCATTAAAAGCGACACTGGCACAATTTATGCACTACtagtaacgttacaacttaagttatggtggtgcaaccaacatttagaacacctttagtttgaCACTAGCTACGTCGAGCGTAGGGTTAAGGCGGACTTTGCACCCAAACTTatgatcggctttacgttctgctggtgcaaccgactgcaGGACAGTATAATgctaatgataaaataaaacaaacactgcTCCCTCTTCAACATATTTCCATATTGCACTATTGCCTTCCATAATGCCCATTCTGGTTGATGCCTCTCATTGTATTCTCTTCATTGATGGCACAGTTTAAGGTTAGCTAAATTAACCCAGATCTAGCCTCATGATTGTAGGGGTGTGGCCGTACCGGGGACCAGTCCGGCCAGGGGCTGGTTCTCCTCGTCACCATCACGGTACGCCTGCCACCAGTTGGGATCCGTCTGACTGATGATGTGGAGGATGTCTCCCTTCTGGAAGGACAGTCCGAGCTCTCTGCAGGGTACGTAGGGGTCGTCTGAGGGGTCGTAATCAAAATGGGCCTTCACGTGAATCTGGGCAAAGGGATATGAGAGGGATGGTTATATAGATGAGGCCACCCATTTAAAGACATTTCAGGCCACAAATTTAAAGACATTTCAGGCCACCGATTTAAAGACATTTCAGAGCGGGTTGTCAACTCACCACTGTCTCCTTGATGGGAGGAGGTTTACCCTCTGTGCTGGGGATCAGCACAAAGGTGAGGATGCCGTGCATGTCCGCCTGTGAGACACACGGGACAGTATTCAAATTTACCCTGGATCTTCAAAAGCAACCTGATTTAACACCTGAAGTCAACCAATTATTATTCTACGGACAATATTTTGTCTGCAGAACAAAGGCTTACATGTTGCTTTCAAAATGTCTGATTGAAACTACCGCATAATGTGAATGAGACCACTATCAAAGACTGTTCGTAGGTAGTGGTTCAAAATGTTCCAAAGTCGTGAACGTCGGGTCCTTGATAAaaaaaactctctctccccttcctttctTCAAAGTACGACGCCACTGCTTCT encodes the following:
- the pals1a gene encoding protein PALS1 — protein: MHEMTSSHLNGHVGDGEGGGEEEMRGGSQHREMAVDCPGELGSRTLPVRRSAQLERIRQHQEDLRRRREEEGRQLDLNASLRLRKLSQNPHVGIDNPTFLQDSHTPQQPALGSQHAQTVLELEELLQSLKQVKGCLSDPQSQSDVELVLSLLQKADFQSALRIHNAVANSMHRPSPPYPHTHQALQLTMEVEGLVQSSQNKDGLELQSLLSDTRVQALLVAHDGVAEREMQLEPVSPAGETVTQWGGETVKIVRIEKARDIPLGATVRNDMDSVVISRVVRGGAAERSGLLSVGDEILEINGVEIRGKDVNQVFDILADMHGILTFVLIPSTEGKPPPIKETVIHVKAHFDYDPSDDPYVPCRELGLSFQKGDILHIISQTDPNWWQAYRDGDEENQPLAGLVPGKSFQQQREAMKQTIEEDKEPEKSGKLWCAKKNKRKRKKLLYNAHKNEDNDIEEILTYEEMALYHQPANRKRPIALIGPLSCGQAELKQRLVNSQPERFAGAVPHTTRSRRDGESGARDYHFVSRQAFEAELAAGKLIESGEFEKNLYGTSSDSVRQVINTGKICLLCLHTQSLKILRSSDLKPYIIFIAPPSQERLRALLAKENKNPKPEELRIVIEKAREMEQSCGHLFDAVIVNTDQEKAYSELLRLINKLDTEPQWVPCSWLR